One genomic region from Rubidibacter lacunae KORDI 51-2 encodes:
- a CDS encoding carbohydrate kinase family protein, producing the protein MTDPRVLCLGELLNDRLADRPGATPSAVASWTDYSGGAPANVACAISKLDTPAGFIGCVGSDALGDRLLGVLAEAGVNIRGVQRHLDAPTRQVYVLRSESGDRTFGGFGDIPPDAFADAFLQADKLPVALFESAEFLVLGTLELAYPMARQAVLRSLELAVACGLKIVLDVNARPTFWPDPEAAKPLVQTLYPYVDYLKLAREEALWLFDTAEAAAIAYQLDSVEGVLVTDGAGAVSYYLNTSEGKYPAYTVAVQDTTGAGDAFVAGFVKQLCDRGIACLEKPEVARAVVAYACAAGALTAMRPGAIAAQPTADEVRAFLVEHEQVSD; encoded by the coding sequence GTGACCGATCCGCGCGTACTTTGTTTGGGCGAGTTGCTGAACGATCGTCTAGCCGATCGGCCGGGAGCGACGCCGAGTGCGGTGGCATCGTGGACGGACTATTCGGGCGGTGCGCCTGCTAACGTAGCCTGTGCTATCAGCAAACTTGATACACCCGCTGGATTCATCGGTTGCGTGGGGTCCGATGCTCTTGGCGATCGCCTGCTCGGGGTCTTAGCGGAGGCCGGTGTAAATATACGCGGAGTCCAGCGTCATCTGGATGCCCCGACACGCCAGGTGTACGTATTGCGCTCCGAGAGCGGAGATCGAACATTCGGTGGGTTTGGGGATATCCCTCCCGATGCATTTGCAGACGCATTTTTGCAGGCAGATAAGCTTCCCGTAGCGCTGTTTGAAAGCGCAGAATTTTTAGTGCTGGGTACCCTGGAACTTGCTTATCCCATGGCGCGACAGGCGGTGCTACGCTCGCTGGAACTGGCTGTGGCTTGCGGTCTAAAGATCGTCCTCGATGTCAACGCTCGACCGACGTTCTGGCCCGACCCCGAAGCAGCTAAGCCCCTCGTGCAAACTCTTTACCCGTACGTCGATTACTTGAAGCTTGCCCGCGAAGAAGCTCTCTGGTTGTTCGATACGGCTGAGGCTGCTGCGATCGCCTACCAGCTAGACTCGGTGGAAGGCGTACTGGTCACCGATGGTGCAGGTGCCGTGAGTTACTATCTCAACACCTCAGAAGGTAAGTATCCGGCCTACACAGTTGCAGTGCAGGATACGACTGGTGCAGGCGATGCGTTCGTTGCTGGATTTGTTAAACAACTTTGCGATCGCGGTATCGCCTGCTTGGAGAAACCCGAGGTTGCGCGTGCGGTCGTCGCCTATGCTTGTGCAGCCGGCGCGCTGACAGCAATGCGACCGGGCGCGATCGCTGCCCAACCTACTGCTGATGAAGTGCGAGCCTTCCTAGTCGAGCACGAGCAAGTCAGCGATTAG
- a CDS encoding single stranded DNA-binding domain-containing protein translates to MRSATLRFRPDLFTLALLGSTQIACSAVAPAADSIPLAQEIAKIPELMATSRAMWLDGTVSARAPFLDGGAYQLQDDSGTIWVFVETASLPNVGDRVRLLGEATRAQIELNARDWGEVFVRERERF, encoded by the coding sequence ATGCGTTCTGCAACTCTCCGTTTCCGTCCTGATTTATTCACCCTTGCCTTGCTTGGCAGCACCCAAATTGCTTGTTCGGCAGTGGCACCAGCGGCTGATAGCATCCCTCTCGCCCAAGAGATTGCCAAGATTCCAGAACTGATGGCTACCAGCAGGGCGATGTGGCTCGATGGCACCGTAAGCGCGCGCGCGCCATTTCTCGACGGTGGCGCGTACCAATTGCAGGACGATTCCGGCACGATTTGGGTGTTTGTGGAAACGGCAAGCTTGCCAAACGTGGGCGATCGCGTCCGACTTTTAGGAGAGGCAACCCGCGCGCAGATCGAACTCAACGCTCGCGACTGGGGCGAGGTCTTCGTTCGCGAGCGCGAGCGCTTCTAA
- a CDS encoding ABC transporter ATP-binding protein: protein MKLLGLLGLVLIGVGFETLGVGTIYPFIAALDHPSGIGDRPIIGGLYRQLGSPDPKYFLVGMGSVLIGIYIFKNIYLAWVYLLQNRFVYRKCANYTCLLFQKYIHSPYWLHIQRNPAQLLRNLTAEATLTAGAMKQILILATEISVAAVIACLLVIVQPVATFAAVVVLATVTGGIYAIVRGRFSSLGKKRQYHAGQLYQHANQGFGALKDIKVLSCESFFIERFSTHQRAICEILRWQKTISQFPRLSVETAAVTGLLAVIMVMILQGSNSANMLPTLSVFAAAAFRFMPSFNRIVNALNQLRFSAHAVDVIHYELQTLPTTLQASNPEVLPPIQVGIELHEVGFRYPGVNTDAIADISLTIPCGQSVGFVGASGAGKTTIVDLLLGLFEPTQGQVLVDGNDIRDRVRSWREQIGYVPQAIYLSDDTLRANIAFGELPENIDEEKVHLAVKSAQLDKFVSDLPDGLDTVVGDRGVRLSGGQRQRIGIARALYRDPQVLVLDEATAALDNQTEASVMEAVEQLRGERTIVVIAHRLSTVKRCDRLYFLAGGRIVDCGTYTELCQRNEQFQTLAQLSGVGGGE from the coding sequence GTGAAGTTACTAGGGCTACTAGGACTCGTTCTGATTGGGGTTGGATTTGAAACTCTCGGCGTCGGGACCATCTACCCATTTATCGCCGCGCTGGATCATCCGAGCGGTATCGGCGATCGACCCATAATCGGCGGACTCTATCGACAGCTCGGTTCCCCGGACCCCAAGTATTTCTTGGTCGGGATGGGTTCTGTTCTGATCGGCATCTACATATTCAAGAACATCTACTTAGCCTGGGTGTACCTGTTACAGAATCGCTTTGTATACCGCAAGTGCGCGAACTATACCTGCTTGCTATTTCAGAAATACATTCATAGTCCCTACTGGCTCCATATCCAGCGTAATCCGGCACAACTGCTGCGCAATCTCACAGCAGAAGCTACTCTGACAGCAGGAGCCATGAAACAGATACTAATACTTGCAACCGAGATATCTGTGGCAGCTGTCATTGCCTGTTTACTGGTTATCGTGCAGCCGGTGGCGACGTTCGCAGCTGTGGTAGTTCTGGCAACCGTAACTGGAGGGATATACGCCATTGTGCGCGGGCGTTTCAGCAGTCTGGGTAAGAAGCGGCAGTACCATGCCGGGCAGCTATATCAGCATGCCAATCAAGGCTTTGGCGCGCTCAAAGATATCAAGGTCCTGAGCTGCGAGTCTTTTTTTATTGAGCGCTTCTCTACACACCAGCGAGCTATCTGCGAGATACTGCGCTGGCAGAAAACCATCAGCCAGTTCCCGCGCCTTTCCGTCGAGACTGCTGCAGTGACGGGGTTGTTAGCAGTCATTATGGTGATGATCTTGCAGGGGAGTAACTCGGCTAACATGTTGCCGACCCTCTCGGTTTTCGCTGCTGCAGCGTTTCGGTTTATGCCGTCGTTCAATCGAATTGTCAACGCGCTCAATCAATTGCGCTTCAGTGCTCACGCAGTTGATGTCATTCATTATGAGCTGCAAACGTTGCCTACCACCCTTCAGGCTTCCAACCCGGAGGTATTACCACCCATACAGGTAGGTATCGAATTGCACGAGGTGGGATTTCGCTATCCTGGAGTCAACACAGATGCGATCGCGGACATTTCCCTGACGATTCCTTGCGGGCAGTCGGTAGGCTTTGTCGGCGCGTCGGGTGCGGGCAAAACGACCATAGTCGATCTCTTACTTGGGTTATTTGAGCCTACCCAAGGTCAAGTATTGGTAGACGGAAACGATATTCGCGATCGCGTGCGGTCTTGGCGCGAACAGATTGGCTACGTTCCCCAAGCAATTTACCTCAGCGATGATACATTGCGCGCCAATATCGCGTTCGGGGAACTACCCGAGAATATCGACGAAGAAAAAGTGCACCTTGCTGTGAAGTCTGCTCAGCTAGACAAATTCGTCAGCGATTTACCGGACGGGCTCGACACCGTCGTTGGCGATCGCGGCGTGCGACTGTCGGGTGGGCAGCGACAGCGTATCGGCATCGCACGCGCTCTTTATCGCGACCCGCAAGTGTTAGTGTTGGACGAAGCAACGGCAGCTTTGGACAATCAAACCGAAGCCAGCGTGATGGAAGCAGTCGAGCAGCTGAGGGGCGAGCGCACGATTGTCGTCATCGCCCATCGCCTGAGCACTGTTAAGCGTTGCGATCGACTGTATTTCCTTGCTGGCGGGCGTATTGTTGATTGCGGCACCTATACCGAGCTGTGCCAGCGTAATGAGCAGTTTCAGACACTCGCGCAGTTGAGCGGGGTAGGAGGAGGGGAATGA
- a CDS encoding sulfotransferase — translation MKRRVVFVIGTAHSGSTLLSLLLGSHPDCWGVGELNQLQNYYHLGTPGAIAQAAIGRSRARGLKICVVCEKGTCPLWDAAIAPDTFSLDRLSLALAELGEGGYLARGLQNLQNLLRQRFGAYTYLLDTSGKAALIDSSKSLSWVRNQLSAPEFRSGRLDWYVVYLARDGRAIVNSALRKRPELGIERASHRWQQQVAGLEKFLAELPPERYHQLSYEDLSTATPETLADLCTHLGLDFNPAMLVYWQADHHPIGGNIGAHSLILKAGRRDVWKPGLGTQTSRGQEFLQRKWKFYEDTGFAVKVDLRWQDELTAEELACFEAIAGATNAAYRYDP, via the coding sequence ATGAAGCGCCGTGTCGTGTTCGTCATTGGAACTGCGCATTCGGGTTCTACGCTGTTGAGCTTGCTTTTGGGATCGCATCCAGACTGCTGGGGAGTTGGCGAGCTCAACCAGCTACAAAATTACTATCATTTGGGCACGCCGGGCGCAATTGCACAGGCAGCGATCGGTCGCAGCCGCGCCCGCGGGTTAAAGATTTGCGTGGTTTGTGAAAAAGGAACCTGCCCGCTTTGGGACGCGGCGATCGCGCCCGATACGTTCTCGCTGGACCGGCTGTCATTGGCACTGGCCGAACTGGGGGAGGGCGGGTACTTAGCACGTGGGTTGCAAAACCTACAAAACCTACTCCGCCAGCGCTTCGGTGCCTACACGTATTTGCTTGATACCTCGGGGAAGGCGGCGCTGATCGATTCGAGCAAGAGCTTGAGCTGGGTTCGCAACCAACTAAGCGCTCCGGAGTTTCGCAGCGGTCGCCTTGACTGGTATGTTGTCTATCTCGCCCGCGACGGCCGCGCGATTGTCAACTCAGCGCTCCGCAAACGTCCCGAGCTAGGAATCGAACGGGCTAGCCACCGCTGGCAACAGCAGGTGGCAGGACTCGAAAAGTTTTTGGCCGAGTTACCTCCGGAGCGCTACCACCAGCTGAGCTACGAGGACCTATCAACGGCAACTCCCGAGACTCTAGCCGACTTATGTACCCATCTTGGGTTGGATTTCAACCCTGCGATGCTGGTATATTGGCAGGCCGATCACCACCCAATCGGTGGCAATATCGGCGCGCACAGTCTGATTCTCAAGGCAGGCAGGCGCGATGTCTGGAAACCTGGCTTGGGAACGCAAACTTCCAGAGGACAAGAGTTCTTGCAGAGGAAGTGGAAATTTTACGAAGATACCGGTTTCGCTGTAAAGGTTGATTTGCGCTGGCAAGACGAACTCACTGCAGAAGAGCTTGCCTGTTTTGAAGCGATCGCCGGTGCTACAAACGCAGCTTATCGATACGATCCCTAG
- the ctpB gene encoding carboxyl-terminal processing protease CtpB has translation MNQPPQHSSVPSLFLRGAIATLASGSLLAGGFTPARAALDESPKTVVDEVWQLVNQQYVDTDFNQDDWKATRLELLERQYSDRMAAYEAIRDALKKLGDPYTRFLDPEEFEDLTSQTSGELSGVGIRLEMNESTQKLTIVEPIPDSPAEAAGVESGDEIVAINGEPTALMELDEASALIRGELGTQVRLTLERQSEAFELVLTRAQIELPTVSYSLRLENNLRVGYIKLDEFSSHAAEQMRDAIEDLSRQDAQGYILDLRGNPGGLLFASIEIARMWMESGEIVYTVDRLGGDRHFSANNTAMTDLPLVVLVDGRSASASEILAGALKESARATIVGTRTYGKGTVQSVSSLSDGSGLAVTVSRYFPPSGLNISRQGIEPDIVTELSQEDRRRLIADPDARATTGRDPQYASAISVLVGDPVTRLTRSAATPIPTR, from the coding sequence ATGAATCAACCACCCCAGCACTCGTCCGTTCCGAGTCTGTTCCTGCGCGGGGCGATCGCTACGCTTGCTTCGGGCTCGCTATTGGCTGGGGGCTTTACCCCAGCACGTGCCGCCCTTGACGAAAGTCCGAAAACCGTCGTCGATGAAGTGTGGCAGCTCGTCAACCAGCAGTACGTCGATACAGATTTTAACCAGGACGATTGGAAAGCCACGCGTCTTGAGTTACTCGAGCGCCAGTATAGCGATCGTATGGCCGCTTACGAAGCGATCCGCGACGCCTTGAAGAAACTCGGCGACCCTTATACGCGTTTTCTCGACCCAGAGGAATTCGAGGATCTGACCAGCCAGACTTCTGGCGAACTCTCGGGCGTGGGCATTCGTTTGGAGATGAACGAAAGCACTCAAAAGTTGACGATCGTCGAGCCGATTCCCGATTCGCCAGCGGAGGCGGCTGGAGTGGAGTCGGGCGACGAAATCGTCGCGATCAATGGCGAGCCGACGGCGCTGATGGAGCTCGACGAAGCCTCAGCCTTGATTCGCGGCGAGTTGGGTACGCAGGTGCGCCTGACGCTCGAGCGACAGAGCGAAGCATTCGAACTGGTGTTAACGCGAGCGCAAATCGAGCTGCCGACGGTTAGCTACAGCTTGAGACTGGAAAACAACTTGCGCGTGGGCTACATCAAACTGGATGAGTTCAGCTCCCATGCTGCCGAGCAGATGCGCGATGCTATTGAGGATTTGAGCCGCCAAGACGCTCAAGGCTACATCCTCGACCTGCGTGGCAATCCCGGCGGGCTTTTGTTTGCAAGCATTGAAATCGCCCGTATGTGGATGGAGTCCGGCGAAATCGTTTACACGGTGGACCGCCTAGGCGGAGATCGCCACTTCTCTGCAAACAACACTGCCATGACCGATCTACCGCTGGTCGTGCTAGTGGACGGTCGCTCGGCCAGCGCGAGCGAAATTTTGGCCGGCGCGCTGAAGGAGAGCGCGCGGGCAACCATCGTCGGTACGCGCACTTACGGGAAGGGAACGGTGCAGTCGGTGTCATCTTTGTCCGATGGGTCCGGACTGGCGGTGACTGTCTCGCGCTACTTCCCGCCGAGCGGTCTTAATATCAGCCGCCAGGGTATCGAGCCCGATATCGTTACCGAGCTCAGCCAAGAAGATCGCCGCCGCCTGATTGCCGACCCCGATGCGCGAGCTACCACCGGTCGCGATCCACAGTATGCGAGTGCAATCTCCGTACTCGTTGGCGATCCTGTAACGCGCCTGACGCGCTCGGCAGCAACGCCCATCCCCACTCGCTAA